The Dermacentor silvarum isolate Dsil-2018 chromosome 11, BIME_Dsil_1.4, whole genome shotgun sequence region GTTACTGCTGTGCGGCATTGCTGGCAACGATCCTCGGGGCATTCACGAAAACGAAAACCAGCGGCGTTCGTCTCTTTCCTGCCTATCAAAGGCACACCGCACTTTCGCAACTTCACTCAACTGCAGTACTTTTATCGCTGCACCGTCCCACACTACTACCCATAGCGCGCCAACTGCGGCAACACTTGCGGgctcttccgctgcttttatgcTGAAACGCTGTAGCATATAGCGCACATAGTGGGTCTACGCTCGACTTTCAGTTGAAAGCATTCTAAAACTCAGCTGCATTGTCAGCGATATCAAGCTGATGTCGGTAACGATGCTGTTGCGGCAATAATTGTACGTTAGCGACCGCAGCGCTACAAAGCTTGCAGCGAAGAGTGTGAACATaaactttttatttgtttgttcgtGTGCGTGGATACACTCAGTAGACATTTTTGGCCCAGTGTGGTGGTATCTGTCGGCAGTGGAGTTTGCGTCGAGTGGTGTTGTGCTTTAGTGGCGGTTGTAATTTGTGATAAAAAATTTCTGCCCGCTCCCTTGACTGCTCGATACTTGCCCGCCCTCGGGTTTTAGCCGTCTTGCGCGCTCCCCTAGGGGCCCTGTGTCCGTCATCCGCGACTCCGCCGCGCGGTTATTTTCCTTCGCCCACGGAGCTCTCGGACGGGCGTTGGAGACCCTGTGGTGTGTTGTGTGCCAGTGATCGTCATCACCGCGGGAGTGTATTCGCTACGTCGTTGCTAGTGCCGTGTTGGTATTCTGCCGGTTCGCCTTGTCGACGTGCGGGCAGCTTTACGGAACACTGCTCGCAGAGAGACCCAACGTGCATCGCCGTGGTCGATTGAATTATGATACAACTGCCGGTTTCAGCAGAGGTAAGCCGCCGACAGAGCAGTGCGAAGTTCCtgttgttacatttttttttctctctctctctccctacaaAACTGTGAGCTCGTTTCCCGTTCGCTCCTTGCCCCCCTCattctttaatttcttttttgcAGTGATTCGAAACGTGGCATGGATGTCAGGCAGCGATGGACAAGTTTGCAGTGGATCTAGACAAAGTGCTTGACGAGCTTGAGCAAAGTGAAGGTGGGCGTTAAGACTCATGACATTCGCGGGTTTGTTGATAGCAGGCGGCTGGGTGGCGTGACTTGCTAAGCCAGGACGAACGGAGAATGTTCGATATTTTCGGTTCTCTATTGCTGTGTTGCGAAATAGAAAGTCACTACTACCGGTTCCGCCCTTTAGTAGCTCGAACGCCGACATGCGCGACGCCTTGGCGGCCAACGTTGGTAGCGGCATCAGACAGCAGTGCGGCGAAGCATCGCTGTGTTCCCTAATCCTTTCGCCAACAAACTTATCGCGCTAATTGTCTTGAACTGACCCTGGGCCACCTGCTGACAAGCCCCTGCATCCAATATCTTATCGTTTACAACTGGACCAAGGTTGTTTGCTTGAGGAAAGCTTGTGTCGTACTCCGAGGCTTTGGCCTAGATGCTTTCTAAAAAGATTGTTTAAAGCCACTTACAGGAAATGAGATAACAGGAAATGCTGCTGAGACACTCTTAGTAGTGAGATCTGAAAAACTGAACTAGGTTTTGGCGAAAGCTGAAGCCACTAGACACCACTTGTACTACTAACAAGTGGTGTCTCGTATTTCTTATGGTGGCACAAACTGTGATCGGCCTGTCACCTTCGAAGGATTGTTAATACTAGCATTGGTTTATGTAGTTTTTAATATAAACTAGGGATCTTAATATCTAAAAGTTCATCATAACTTGCAAACCTCTTGTTGAACATGTCATTTTGCACAAGAAGCTCACCAATTTTGTAGGAACATATGAATGTTTAACCACTTCCATATATCAAATTGAATACTGATAACTCTATTCAAAACAATGTGGCACTATTTGATTTTACTTAGTTCTCGAATATACTGAAAATATTGTGTACAAGTTGAGAGTTTCACTTTCCAGCTAGCAGCAACAGAAAGCATCTACTTTTCAAATTCAGCAACAGATATGATAAGAAGAACCGTCTCTATAAAACACCTTTATCACCTTGGCGTTAATAATAGAACAACATAGCCTTGAGTTGTCTAATAAGGATGTCACATTGTGCACTTTTGATCAAGATCGTTCCGTATCAAACTTCTTGACTGCGATAGGTTGCCTCCAACAGCTtgtgcaaaggagccaatcgtGACCGATAAATTCGATCCAGATCAggttcgatcgcgatcaaaagtgtaCTGTGTGACATCCGTATAATACAAGAGATGCATATAATGCAAGCTTACCTGTTATCGCCACTTTAGCTATGGAGGGGCTATTCACTGCAGTGTCACATACCAGGATAGAAAAGTGCAAGATCCTGGCATTGTGCCACAACAATTCTTTGAATATCAATAACAAAGATTGCTTGAGCAAGGCTGTTCAGTCACTTTGCCCAGGTAATGCTAAGCCTCTTTTTCATGCATCTGAATTTGACAGATTTTAGACTTTCAACTTAAATTTGTAGTTATTTTTCCAAATATGAAGTAAATTTTTGAATTCTCATAATTGAAATGCCATTACCAAATATTTGTTTCTGTGCTACCTGTAGTGTCGTGTTAGCTTCAGTGATTCATAAGAATAGTTATATGCACCCTGTTGAAGTGTTCATCAGCTTTCGGAAATATATGGTGTCATTTACTGGTGCTTGTAGTAACCTTGTAGACAAAAAACGAGACAGCCTTTAAAACTTTCCTGCCATTGTTCACACCATGTTCCATGCCTTTAACTGGTATTCTGGTAAATCCAGAACTTTACCTATGCTTAGTATTCATAGAAATAAGTAATGGCAGTAGCTTCACAGCCATGAGTATGCTGTGGATCTCTTGCGCAGTAGAGCAGATGATGGCAAACCCTGGAACGAGAAGCAAGAGTTGCCCAACGTCTGGTTATGACTGTAGTTGTTGTACAGGTATCAAACATTTATGTGGGTTATTTAAATTATGCAGTAACTTGCTTTGTTACCATTTctttgttacaaaaaaaaaaaaaaagcagcagcttGCCAGTGCACCCTGGTGTCACACTCCTACATAGCTACAGACCTAAACTTATGTAGTCTTTGTCTGTActcattttttgttttcatttgacttttatttatttcttttacaGACAAGTCTATAAAAGCTCGACAGAAGGCTTTTCCTTTGCACGCAGTCTAATAAGCAGGAAATACAAAATAAGCATATACAAGTTTCACAGTAGTGGCTTTAGATGCAAATGAGTAAAACGTATTTTAAGTATCATACACTACCTGAAATATAACAGAAAAGCAAACACAACAATTCCAACACCTGCACGTTCAAATGCCGATGTACAGTGACATAACACAGTCATATATTGTGTCCTAGTTTTCTATTACACAATCAAACTGCAAATGAGGCATCTGAGAAAAATACTTGAATGCTATAAAGCCTGATAACGAATTCAATAATTCTGTTGAAGATCGTTTTAAATTAACAATGATTTGAACACTTTCTTAGGTATTCTTTTTCAAGGAGGAACAGTGCTAAAGACACGTACATAGGTGAAGGCACATGGAAAACATGTTGCCCTGCATTTTTTTTAACGAAGCTTTAGCTTGGGAGCTCCATCCCAAGCCATCTTTCCACTCCAATCCACATTGGAGTGGAAAAATAATTTTTtgcagcaaccactgcaccaattttcattaggtttgctgcatttaaaagaaaagttaaaatctagtgactgtagaaAGCAGATTCTATATTTCggttttcagtttcttttttttttttaccgtcatgaaatttggaaataaaaaaaaaatagctatcAGGTTTACAACTCTCTAACTGAGCAATGAAAATCGATATCACAATTATGTAAACtacatctaatagtacatctaaggCAGCCAAAATTGATGTATTTTACATGCTTCTGAAATTCAGCACTAATATGGGAGTAGGACTTCTGCGAAACCCTCATTAACATTGTATCAAAATAATGTAACATATAAATTCAAATAAAAAATTTGCCCGCCTTAGATGCtaatagatgcagtttacagaactgctaTATTTGGTCTTGATGCAGAGTTATGGATGTGTGTAAACCTCAGTATTCAATATTTTTTAAACCTACTATTTTTCAGAAAATTTTGTAAAAAAATCCCAAGCCCTAAATCAGAATTATGCTCCCTATAGTCACTAACACTTAACATTTTATCtcgaatgcaacaaatttcattcaaatcggtcgaGCGGCTTTCTCATAACAGCATTTCTGCGTTTAGAAGGTGCCAGGTATTCTACATATTGTCTGCCTTAATGCATTCTCTGTGGTCTGTGGACTCGTGTTTGGGAAGCTTTGTTCTCCAGATCCAAAAGTGAAAAACATGACCAAAGGCACCATGCACTTTCAAATgtgttcattaaaaaaaaaaaaaaaggaaaagaaacttcCAGGACTCATTGCTTGATAGCGCAATTCAAGTTCAATATTCAGATAGAATTCAAGAATTATTGGCCAGTATTGCAAAAGTCTAATAAAAAAGTTAGATAATTAACAGCGCTGCAGCTTTGTAAGGATTGTTTCAGTAGTAAATACTACTCATTTATAGCCAATTTATTCTTGTTGATATTTTATTGCAGCTGGATTTTAATCCAGAGGCCCCTATTCGGGCACCCACATGTTGCTCTGGGAGATTGAACCCCTTCAGTCAGTTGGCGAGATCTGAAAAGAAAGGGTGATAAATCTGTGTTGTCTGAAACTTGCAGGCTTGCTGTCAGAAAGGCTTCCCGAGACGCAACTTCATGCCTTTGAAGTGCCTAGACCAGCGACCCAGGCAATCCCCAAGTGTCGTGGAGACGTGCCGCGACAAAATGGGGACCATGCCATGCCTCCTCCAGTCCTCCCTTCTGCCAACGCACAAGGATTAACAGACTCCAAGAAGCCAAGCAGCGATGACGCAACTAGCGGCAAGGCGTTCTTCTGGGACGGCAGTCCGACGACAGTGCTTGACTCAACCGCAACATCATTGTACTCGGAGAAAGGTGTCAGAAATGCCCCTGTGCACATGCCCTCAAGTGCTTCACCGTCCATCCCTTCGGAAGCAACAGCTGGTCATTTACGAGAATGTGTTGACTCTTCTGGTGCATGCAGCGTTGGTCATAATGTGTCTGTCCCAGTGCAAGTCAGTGGTCCCGAACGAACCTGTGGTTTAAGAGACTCAGTTGAGTTGCCCAGCTACTCTTCCGCACAGTTGCCGCCTTTAGTGGCTCCCAGTGGCAGCACTGTTTCAAGTGTTTGTGGAAGGGCTGTTTCCGCGGCTGATGGTTGCAGAAGCAGTGATGGTGGTGTTATGTACAATGGGCAAGTGAGTAGTTGTGGCGATGAAGCGAGGCTGGGAACGAACGCTGCAACTGAACAGTTAGCGTTACGTGTGGAACCAAAAACATTGCCTGCTGCATCTGAAGCAATCGAAAATAGAGTTTCTGATGATGGTGCTTTCAGTGATGGGCTTCCAAAGAATTCAGTTCCTCAAGACAGCTTTCAGTACCCTGATTTGCTCTCCTTGAGTCCCGTTGGGGATGCCTCTGTGCACAAGAGTGCTGAACCGCTACAGTCACTCATTAGCTTATCTCCCGACGGTGCAAAGATCCCAGATGCAAATGGCACAAAGTTGCTTCCACATGATGGTTTGacaaaaaacaatgaaacaaacTATGCTCCTTCATTGCTTGACAGTGAACACTGTCCTCCAGACATTGATCTTAACAAGGCCTCCAGCAGTTCTAGAAAAGGAAGTGCTAACTTGGCATCTAGCAGACTGCTAGATTCACAAACAGTTTCTCTTTCTTTGGAGAGGCCTCAGCCTTTATTAGCTGCATCTGGAGACAATGCTACCAAGCAGGAAACTGTTGACAGTCCTGCATGTCCCGTACGACACACTTTGCAGCAATCTTCTCCAGAAGCTAAGGACGAAACAGCCTCTGCAGTAGTGTCAGAAGGTCCTACTAGTGATTTGTGTTTGCAGGACAACCACAAAACCGATCCAGCTACTTCTGTGCAACCTTCAAAAGGAAATGATGTCCTTTTGGCTGAGCCAGCAGAAGGGCCAGGCTGTGATACATCTGAACTGCCTGTCGCCCAGTCTCCTGGCCCTGCCAACGTTGCTGCCTCTCAGGGGCAACAGGTTTGCGTGCAACCTTCAACACAAGACTCAAGTAAAGATGCAGATGCATTGTCAACGTCTCCATCCGAAGCATCGTCTGCATTACCTGCAACGCCACCTGCTTCCCCACCGAAAGTACGGACACCCGATCCTGCCATGCTCTCCTACTCCCCACCACGGTCGTCGTCTGCTCCTCCTGGTGCGTTGCCTGCGTCTCCAGTCAGAGCGTCATCTGCCTCATCATCTCCAGTGTCATCTGCTTCGACGGGCCCATCCACGGACGTACCCGATGACACTTCACACCCAGAGGATGTCCCTGCGTATTCATTCGGGGACGAGGCTACTGTGATAACTGAGGCCCGCTGCCTGGACGAAGAGCCCGTGGTTGGATTTGACACTGCACCCGATGTCACCGACGAAGAGCTTGACCGGCTGCTGCAAGAAGAAGAAGGCGAAGGCGAGCGAAATTTTTTACCACCGCTGAGCGAGGAGGAGCAGATGCTGGGCAAAGTGAAGCCCTTCTGGATCCCCGACGAGGAGGCACCCGCGTGCATGCTGTGTTTTGGGCGCTTCACTGTGCTCAAGCGCCGACACCACTGCCGTGCCTGCGGAAAGGTGCGTCATATTACTAGTGCTGTGGATGTACTACCTATTTTCTATACTTGATTTCATACTTGGCAGGTAATGCGGCAGAAGCTATGCAAAGTAGTGTGGTCCCAGAAGCTCATTTTGGGCGTTTCACGGCGCACTTGTTTTTGATCTGCAGCACTTTCTACAAAACAACTACTTAATATATTACAATTACAACTTGTGGACGTAACGTGACCTCAGATCACATTTGTGCACCTGTTTGCTTCTAGCGTGAAACATATTGTGTTTTGGTCACGAGTGCAAGTGTTGTGCTGTGGCTGAAACGTGCCACAGAAACATGTCACTCCGCTCATTTGGTGGTAAATAGGTTCACATATGTAACACCTTCCATGTAAGAATTGCATCATATTCCGTGACATAGAAGTATGAAAATTAATGTTACATTAAAATACATGATGCATACCTATATCTTTGTAATTTGGTTATCTTATCAGATACTTCCAGTGTGCAAAGTAAGGTCTActattaaagggaccctgaaactaTTTTGATGATTTTATACAAACGTACTGAATCATTaataggtccttctgatcattaagtggCACATTTAAGCATTCCGCATAAATCATGCATGTAATAATATATTACAATGCTTTAAAGATGTGCATTGCTCCCAATCGCAGCGGCGCCTCTCCCCTCAGTTTTCAGCCCCCCCTCCCAATTGACGCATTTGCCCAACTGATGTCAgttgggcgagctatccgattggctacccagtTTGCGTCATCAGTAATTATTCTAATTTTATGGTGAAGAAATGTTGTTCTTAATAGTTGAAATGTTGGTTAAAATTGTCTATAAAAAAAGTTACATAAAGAGAATACACAACGACAATTTATCACTATACTCAAGCACTTCAGGCACAAAGCAAGTGTCGTccgcttgtgttacaacgtgctccatgttgacgagagctgcgcggtcagtttggtctcgagctttcttttcgcgagcaccatagTTCTCCCTTGTTGCATTGTGGGCTGCAAAAGTAGCAATCAGCAATATGTCAAGCTGCAACATCATTTCCCTCTGCAAGGCCACAGACAAGCGGAGTAGCTGCAGCGCATCCGACTGTCGGTATCCGATTGACGCCAAGATCTAtggtttgcggccgtcacttcacgccagACAATTACTACCatagtagagagttttagcgtgtctggTCTTCAGGTAAACACAAGCGGACTGGGCATTTTACCGGATGAGCAGAGGCACAAATGTGAACGGCCTATACGGtacagccacctggtggcacataGCTCAACCAAagacagagctaatatagcattgactaagtgtattctacttcgctgctaaTGTAAATTTTCAGCAGGAGCGCAATTGTGAGTACATTGTCTTTTTAAATGTGTAAAAATCtgtaaaatgttttacacttggttacagatATATTAGTTCTGTGTGTCTCTGTGTTCGTCTATAACAGCTCTGTATTTGTCtggcaatataaataccttggcgtatacataaacgaaggaaagacttagtcaagcacccaccaagaaattttgaaaataaaggggaagcagaatgcagcaataatgaaacatggagcactttggggccacaataaatatgaggtggtgtgtggaatctggaaaggagtaatggtgccagtgctaatGTCCGCAAATGCCATTCTTTTCTTAAAATTGGATCTCTTGTCGGGGCttgaagttaaccaaagatcagtaggccggttggctttgggagctcaCAGCAaaatcacaaatgaggcagtgcagggcgacatgggttgggcctcgtttgaagtcagagaagcgcagagtaaaattagttttgtagaaagactcgggaacacggatcaaaataaatgggcagctaaagtgcacaagtatctgtacctgaaaagtgtggacacagaatggaggaagaggtcaagaaagttggcagccaagtatGTACAGGGTCATTGAATGTGTAAATAGACGACCAGGAGCcaccagaaagagagagaaacagagacaggtGAATTGGATGTAAAGAATGGAAACAGAAAAGACCATGGAGACATACAAGAATGAgatgaaagaaattagaaggtaaaATGTGTACGATAATTCGAAGGAAAGTGCCTTCAAGCTCGAGCAGGTTGCTTAAgtacaaaaacataccggagcaaatattcgcaactagatgaggcatgtgtatgtcGCAGCAAGcttccggagaccactcagcacatcccaatagaatgcgaaaggattcacccagtgagacccgtaggcaacatacaccttccagaagcgcttggatttaaagtgaacggaagcatcaaccggtcagcagccgAGATAAGCAGAAGATGTAAGAGTAttagtgggaaaaaagcagggaagagattggtaCGACCGGATCCGATACAGGCATGGGCAGCAgtgcaaggtagatagagaagttttgaggacgagaaaaaaagattaaagacatgcatacaaaaatgctggagtgaAAAGCATGTGCAGTGTATAGCATGCCTGAGTAACTCGAGCAGGCTAGGCGA contains the following coding sequences:
- the LOC119433037 gene encoding zinc finger FYVE domain-containing protein 9, with product MDKFAVDLDKVLDELEQSEGLLSERLPETQLHAFEVPRPATQAIPKCRGDVPRQNGDHAMPPPVLPSANAQGLTDSKKPSSDDATSGKAFFWDGSPTTVLDSTATSLYSEKGVRNAPVHMPSSASPSIPSEATAGHLRECVDSSGACSVGHNVSVPVQVSGPERTCGLRDSVELPSYSSAQLPPLVAPSGSTVSSVCGRAVSAADGCRSSDGGVMYNGQVSSCGDEARLGTNAATEQLALRVEPKTLPAASEAIENRVSDDGAFSDGLPKNSVPQDSFQYPDLLSLSPVGDASVHKSAEPLQSLISLSPDGAKIPDANGTKLLPHDGLTKNNETNYAPSLLDSEHCPPDIDLNKASSSSRKGSANLASSRLLDSQTVSLSLERPQPLLAASGDNATKQETVDSPACPVRHTLQQSSPEAKDETASAVVSEGPTSDLCLQDNHKTDPATSVQPSKGNDVLLAEPAEGPGCDTSELPVAQSPGPANVAASQGQQVCVQPSTQDSSKDADALSTSPSEASSALPATPPASPPKVRTPDPAMLSYSPPRSSSAPPGALPASPVRASSASSSPVSSASTGPSTDVPDDTSHPEDVPAYSFGDEATVITEARCLDEEPVVGFDTAPDVTDEELDRLLQEEEGEGERNFLPPLSEEEQMLGKVKPFWIPDEEAPACMLCFGRFTVLKRRHHCRACGKVLCSSCCNQKAPLPCLENREGRVCLPCLTILQRVAAVERLGGPSPANPAAYCSRGPPPLHGAAQSPPLTVLVPVLRRGPRPDGEAPKQVMFSDGIRPGGDLSDEVMPSAMPGPPRELSCPDGPAESLLQERRVVLSDIEGSLPPVALSVSQRDLKLENENDLMIVLQDPNVEPVAFALTRNLHVLVKIVTVECGARRQCWNFCSRGLCNLGLDEVVLLLEREPGESQLPRDALRLFATLQGIGATGGHRPVGVIAPGVTMTTTTAVGAFQCLPFPEGVLGSNDHGGFLLLPHMGQCLDGLVLPRPPWLCAVLLQRMELPWARLLPLRLLLRLGAEFEVYPYPMVSVRGRRSVYAEVGHTIMTVLLDFRNFQYQLASLPGLLVHLEGRQTTVRVPRNRYDALVRVLDGNEHVLALAGNMSPEADAHLVCVQSPEAGTYHSQALQARPGNPVECTGASFVVFSGALKGPGEAKHSVVEDGVLVQLSPASMGSLRTALRAMRDWHVPAVPASPGEDAGHIAVIWTEDDRPKNTGVRSPIDGRSLEGITGVRLRAFSDFCARGLCLRWTEFFLLSCDGGPTWGGCEDPQRAAEGLARAFCEALLPHLTLLQPLSPLGLRAQLGPDQVGYEAGAQGQPLPVVCQEPLDCALVPLLTGPQEPMHIEMLFHVIYQ